In Oryzias melastigma strain HK-1 linkage group LG10, ASM292280v2, whole genome shotgun sequence, a single window of DNA contains:
- the fgl1 gene encoding fibrinogen-like protein 1, which produces MRMRAPFVSLIIGLIVITDCIQSLSAFESCHQELSRLQKQENLLKSQLQKQELLLHRLQLQNQPGNVNKDRVDQIQDTELADCSQIFSSGFKLSGLYRIRPKGSPGPITGFCDMTDGGGWTVLQRRINGTETFNRSWAEYKKGFGDMVGEFWLGNDNLHYITAQGNYTLRINLEDFDGHQRVADYDSFKVANEKELYQLSFGVYTGTAGDALSGSHQVGVSEWASHQGMNFSTYDQDNDNYKGNCAQEDKGGWWFNKCHSAHLNGLYYPSGYYSAATDDGVVWYTWKGWWYSLKTSIMKLRPTDFKTDHDPNAVPQA; this is translated from the exons ATGAGGATGAGAGCCCCTTTTGTGTCGCTGATCATAGGACTGATCGTCATCACAGATTGCATTCAGTCTTTATCT GCGTTTGAGAGCTGCCATCAAGAATTATCCCGCCTGCAGAAACAGGAGAATCTTCTGAAGAGCCAACTTCAAAAGCAAGAGCTACTCCTACACAGATTACAGCTGCAAAACCAACCTGGCAACGTGAACAAAGACAGAGTCGACCAGATCCAGGACACAGAGCTCGCAG ACTGCTCACAGATTTTCAGCTCTGGGTTCAAACTCAGTGGCCTGTACAGAATCCGACCCAAAGGAAGCCCCGGACCCATCACAGGGTTTTGTGATATGACTGATGGAGGGGGTTGGACTGTCCTACAACGGAGGATCAATGGAACGGAGACATTTAACAG GTCCTGGGCAGAGTATAAGAAGGGATTTGGAGACATGGTTGGAGAATTTTGGCTTGGAAATGACAATCTGCATTACATCACAGCACAAG GAAATTACACTTTGAGGATCAACTTAGAAGACTTTGATGGACACCAGCGAGTCGCTGATTACGACAGCTTCAAAGTTGCAAATGAAAAG GAACTCTACCAACTTTCCTTTGGAGTTTATACAGGCACAGCTGGAGATGCCTTGTCTGGAAGTCATCAGGTTGGTGTGTCGGAGTGGGCCAGCCATCAGGGCATGAACTTCAGCACCTATGACCAAGACAACGACAACTACAAAGGCAACTGTGCACAAGAAGACAAAGGAGGCTGGTGGTTCAACAA ATGCCACTCTGCCCATCTCAATGGCCTGTACTACCCCAGTGGGTACTACAGTGCTGCAACTGATGACGGGGTTGTTTGGTACACTTGGAAAGGATGGTGGTATTCATTGAAGACCAGCATCATGAAGTTGAGACCCACTGACTTTAAAACTGATCATGACCCCAATGCAGTTCCTCAGGCCTAA